Sequence from the Seonamhaeicola sp. ML3 genome:
CAAACAAATAGAAATTTTTACAACACTCTTTAAAGAACTCAACATGAATTATGTTGACGAAACCAATCCAGGCGACCTAATGGATACCGCCATTAAGAGCATGTTGGCAGATTTAGACCCGTACACCAATTTTATGAACGAGCAGGATGTAGAATCTGCCAGAATAAACAATACCGGAGACTACACGGGTATTGGAGCAAAAGTAAAAACATTAAAAGACAAGTTAATTATCATGGAACCCTATAAGGGGTATCCAGCAGATGAAGCCGGACTAAAAGCGGGTGACGAGATTATTAAAGTGGGTAATACGTTAATAGCAAATTATAAGGACACCAGTGGCGATTTGCTGAAAGGTACAGCTGGCTCTACTGTCGAGGTAACCTATAACCGACAAGGAAAAACAGCCACAGCCACTATTAAAAGAGCTGAGGTTGAAATTAAGGCCGTACCTCACTTTTCGTTGATAAATGATAAAACTGGGTATATCGTGCTGAGTAAATTTAACAGAAAAGCTCATGCCGAAACCAATTATGCACTTCGCGATTTGAAGGCTCAAGGTGCAGAACGTATTGTTTTGGATTTACGTGGTAACCCTGGTGGGCTTCTAAATGAAGCCATTAAAATTGTCAACCTATTTGTGCCTAAAGGGCAATTGGTGGTTACTACAAAATCTAAGGTTAAAAAATACAATCGTACGTATTATACGCAAAGTGAACCTATAGATACCGAAATCCCATTAGTTGTTCTAATCGATGGTAATAGTGCTTCAGCCAGTGAAATTGTTTCAGGGTCATTACAAGATTTGGATCGTGCTGTTATCGTAGGTTCCCGAAGTTTTGGTAAAGGTTTGGTACAAAGACCTAAACCCTTAACCTATGGCACACAAGTTAAAATTACCATTTCGAGATATTACACGCCTTCCGGAAGATGCATTCAATCTTTAGACTATTGGAACAGAAACGAAAAAGGAGAAGCTGTTCGAGTAAAACAGGAAAATTATAATGTATTTAAGACTAAAAACGGACGTAAGGTTTTCGATGGTGGCGGAGTGCTCCCAGATGTTGTTTTTAACGCCTCTAAAAATACAACCATTACCAATGCTATTTTAAACGATAACTTGGTTTTTGATTTTGCCACAGATTACTATTATAAGAACAACATAGAAAATATTAACCACGTAACGTTGGGTGAGGCCGATTTCTCCGATTTTAAAGACTACCTAAAGTCTAATAACTTTTCGTTTAAAACCAAAACAGAAAAAGCCCTTTACAAAGCTTTTGAAACGTCTACCGAAGAAGAATTAAACGATAATATTGAAAAAGATTTTAACAATCTAATAGCTAATCTAGAACATTCAAAGGACCTTGTTATAGACGAAAACAAAACCTTTCTACTAGAACTGTTAACCGAAGAAATCGTAAAACGATATGTGTATAGGGAAGGTTTGTACGAGTACTATAAAATTCACGATCCAAAGATTAAAAAGGCAACAGAAATACTAAGCAGTTCATCTAAATATTTGGCATATTTGCACTAAACACCTGTTTTTCAACCTTTAGTATTTGTAATTAAACGCAAAAAACAGGCTATTCCAGAGGTAATTGTTTAAAAATATTATATTTATATCCCAGATTATTACGGCCTACAATGCATAAGTTTTTTGTATTTATACCAACCTTTTTTCTTTTTTGTGTATTATCCCATTCACAAAAACTAACCCATGAAGTTTACTTCGATACCGATAAATACGACGTGCCTTCTACAGAACAAAGCCGTTTACTTCTGTTTATTTCTTCGCTAAGCGATATTGATATCGAATCTATTTCCATTTATGGTTTTTGTGATGATCGAGGTGCAGATTCTTATAATTTAGTATTATCACAACAACGTGCCAATGCTATAAAAGCATTATTTTCTGAAAATGAAATAAGCGAAGACCTCATCACTAATGTAGACGGTAAAGGCGAAGTTTTACTAAAAATAGTAGACGAAAAAAATGTACTCAAAATTAGAGGTTTAAATAGAAAAGTTGAAATTATAGTAAAACCAAAACCTGAAAAACCTAAAGAAGAAGACAAAGTAGTTCCTGTTGTTGTTAAAAAAACCGTATCAGAAAAAATTAGAGGCGATGTTAAGGTTGGAGATAAAATAATTTTTGAAAATATTCTTTTTAAAACAGGTTATGCAAGAATAAATCCAGAATCTAAAAAAACCTTAGATAATATCGCAAAGGCATTGATTGAAAGGGAAAACATATATTTTACCATTCAAGGTCATGTGTGCTGTACCAAATACACTAGAGATGCCATAGATAAAAAAACCAAAAAAAGAAACCTTTCTGAGGCCAGAGCTAAGTACGTTTATGAATACTTTGCTAAAAAAGGAATTAACAAAAGGCGTATGCGCTATATGGGTATGCGAAGAAAATTTCCGCTTGGTGGTGACCCTAAATTCGACAGACGTGTAGAAATACTAATAACTTATGTTGGTAAGGAGAATTAGTAAAAATGTTTAATCGAGCTCATTTCCTAGTTTTATTATTGCTTTTAAGCTACTACGCATTTAGCCAAAATACATTTGTTCCCGATGATAATTTTGAACAAGCCCTCATTGATTTAGGTTACGATACACCCCCTCTTGATGATTTTGTACCAACAGTTAACATAAGCAATGTAACCAATTTGGATGTTTCAAATAAAAACATAACCGACCTAACCGGTATTGAAGATTTTGTCATTTTATCAATTCTTAATTGTTCTGAAAATCAAATTATTAATCTGGATATTTCTAAAAATCTTGGTTTAACACAATTGTTTTGCGACAAAAATAAATTAACTTCCCTTAATGTTATAAACAATCCTCTTTTACAAATTTTATGGTGTGATGACAACCAGATATCTTCATTAGATATGTCTGAAAACCCAGATTTAATATCTTTAATTTGTTCTGAAAATTTACTCACTCAATTAAATATCTCAATCAATACAGAGCTGAGAATACTGCATTGTAACCAAAATAAACTTACTTCAATTGATATTACAAAATGTGTGTTTTTAACACAACTGGTTTGTGATGATAATTTTTTAAGTAGCATTGATACTTCTAAAAATATTGAATTACAATTATTTTTAACCGCAGATAATTTAATTACCTCATTTAATTTATCAAATAATATTAAACTTGAACGCTTTAGATGTGTAAGAAATCAATTAAGTGAATTAGATGTTTCCAAAAATATAAATCTAGAATTTCTTTATTGTGGAATAAACTCGATTAATGAATTAGATATAACCAATAACGTTAAACTTAAAACTGTTCATGCCGTTGGAAATAACATATCTATTTTAGATACTTCTAATAATCCAGAATTAGAACTTCTTCACGTATCAGTTAATAATTTAACATCATTAGACTTAAGTAATAATCCTAATCTATCTTTTTTATCTTGTGTGGATAATTCACTTTGTTTTATCAATATTCAAAACGGTAATAACTCTATAATTTCAACTTTTAAAACTACTTCAAACCCTTTTTTAACATGTATCTTTGTAGATAATGTCATCTATAGTGATAATAATTGGACGGATATAGATACTGTAAGTAACTTTGTAAATTCCCAAGAAGAATGCAATAGTCAGGGAAATGGTTTACCCAAGGTTGACGTTCTAGATGATTTCATAGGTACTTCTTATGTGTTACCTCCATTAGAAAACGGTTCTTATTACACCCAAACTAATGCTGGAGGTGTACAACTTATGTCTGGTGAAGTTATTACAACCTCTCAAACAATCTACATAAATAATAACACTCCGTGTTATTCAAATGAATCAAGTTTCAATATAATAATCTCAGGTTCTAATTATTTAATTCCTAAATATTTTACGCCCAATAATGATAATACTAATGATACATGGAAAGTAGTTGATAATTCTAACACCTTCACTTCTATAAATATTTATAATAGATATGGTAAACTACTAAAATCTTTGAGTCCAAATAATTTTGAATGGGACGGCACGTTTAATGGCAAACTCATGGAAACTAACGATTATTGGTATGTTATTAATAGAGATTTAGAAAAACCTATAACGGGACATTTTACTTTAAAAAGGTAAATTATTTTTCTTTTATCATGGCAATATGCGGTATATTGTCTTCCAGATACTCCTCACCTACGGGTTTGAATCCTAATTTTTTATAAAACTCTTGAATATAAACTTGAGAAGAAATCCTTATTCGTTTTTGATTAAAATTTTCTTCTAAAGCATTTATAGAGGCCTGCATTATTAGTTGACCATAATTAAAAGATCTTTCATTTTTTCCTACTACTACCCTACCTATACTAGCATCTTCAAAATAATCTCCAGGTTTAAAAATTCTCGTGTAAGCGACTAATACTCCCTTTTTAAAACCTAAAACATGTAATGCTTTTTGATCTTTTCCATCCATGTCTTGGTAAACACAGTCTTGTTCTACAACAAATACTTCGGTTCGTAGTTGGAGTATATCATAAAGTTCTTGGATATTAAGTGCTTTAAAGGACTTTAATTTTATTTCTAACATAGTAAAATGAGATACTGAAACAAGTTCAAGATTGACAAACAAGTTTGTCAATCTTGAACTATTAAATCTTTTGGGTCTTCTTTACCAAATTCTGGTTGTATGTTTACATGGTTTATGTGATACTTTGTTAATAAAATACGCTCTATTTCCTGTAAAATAACATCGAATTGTGATAGAGTAATATCATGTTTAAAATCCACATGGGCTTCTAAATGTGTTTCTTCTTCATTTAGTTGCCATATATGAACATGATGTACATTTTTAATTGATTCTAAAGTATTCAATTCTGAGACAATTTCTTTAACCGAAATATTATCTGGTGTAAACAACATTAATACTTTTGTTGATATTTTAAGTAAGTCATAACCCATCCAAATCAAATATATGGCTATTAAAAAAGTAAGTACACTATCTACCCAAAAGACTTCAAAAAACTTCATAAGCAAACCTCCAATTAAAACTGCAAAACTTGCCATCATATCTGTAAATAGGTGTAAGTAGGCACTTTTCATATTCATATTAGCTTTAGAATCTTCTCTTAATAACAACACACTAAAACCATTACCTAAAATAGCCACTACAGATAACCAAATAACCAATGATGAAGCTATCTCTTGAGGATTTAAAAAACGTTCTATTGCTTCTATAATCAATAAAATAGCTACAACTATAAGTGAAGCCGCATTAATAAAGGCAGCTAAAATCTCGGCACGTTTATATCCAAAAGTTTTATGTAAAGACGCTTTTTTCTTAGCTATTTTATTGGCAACATAACTTATTATAAGCGAAATAACGTCGCTAAAATTATGTAGCGCATCACTTAAAAGCGATAAACTACCAGATAATAAACCACCAACCACTTGGGCAATGGTAATAATAATATTTAGGAAAATAGAAATACCAAGATTTCTACCTTTTAAATTAGTATGTGAATGTGAGTGATTATGGGTATGTGAACTACCCATTTAGCAGGATATAGGAATTTTATCTATTCTATTTTGATGTCTACCGCCTTCAAAAGCTGTATTTAAAAATGTTTCAACCATAACAATAGCTTGAGGTATGGCCGTAAATCTTGCAGGTATACAAAGAATATTTGCATTGTTATGTTGTCTAATAAGCTCAACTATTTCTTTATTCCAACATAAACCAGCACGTATATCTTGATGTTTATTAGCAGTCATAGCTACACCATTGGCACTACCACAAATTAAAATACCATAAGTAGATTTTTTACTTTCAACATCTTTAGCTACGGGATGAACAAAATCGGCATAATCTACACTATCACTACTATCTGTACCATGATTTTCAACGGTAATACCTTTAGATTCTAAGTATTCTACAATAGCGAATTTATACTCTGTTCCAGCGTGGTCGTTTCCTATAGAAATAGTCATAATTCAATTTGAGTTTTAATACTTTTACAAATGTACTAATATTAAGTATTGTGAACGGTGTTATTAATTACTTGTTAATAAGTGTTCATTACTTTCTAAAAAAAGTTATTGCAAAATTCAGGGATTTTTACAATCCATAACATTTAGTTAACCTCCAAATAAGTTAATGTAAATTTTTTGTTAAGTTATGAGCACCAAAAAGTACATTAATAACTAATGTTAAGTAATTAACTTATTAAAAATATCATGTTTATTTATGTTGTGAACAATTGTTAATAGCAAATTAGAAAAGCTTTAAATCTAAAGAGTTAAGAATATAATATGTTGTTAATTTCATATCAATAAAAACACATAAGATACTTTTCAAAATAAACTTCAAAAAAGTTATCACGGTTATTAACACACTATAATAACCATCATTTATTTTTAAAATTTTAAAAGAAGATATATGAATATTATATAAAATGTTTAAAACTGTTTTTTTCACTATTTTAGCTGTAATATTTTTAGCTCTTTTTCTATGAAACCTATTTTTACCTTATCCCTTTTTATTTTCTGTTGTTTTTTAAGTGCTCAAAACCAAATAGGAGCGAATATTGATGGTGAAATCGATTTTG
This genomic interval carries:
- a CDS encoding GNAT family N-acetyltransferase, with translation MLEIKLKSFKALNIQELYDILQLRTEVFVVEQDCVYQDMDGKDQKALHVLGFKKGVLVAYTRIFKPGDYFEDASIGRVVVGKNERSFNYGQLIMQASINALEENFNQKRIRISSQVYIQEFYKKLGFKPVGEEYLEDNIPHIAMIKEK
- a CDS encoding S41 family peptidase translates to MKKIVKNKFVLVALATTLFLSTTAFKNDFFEIAKQIEIFTTLFKELNMNYVDETNPGDLMDTAIKSMLADLDPYTNFMNEQDVESARINNTGDYTGIGAKVKTLKDKLIIMEPYKGYPADEAGLKAGDEIIKVGNTLIANYKDTSGDLLKGTAGSTVEVTYNRQGKTATATIKRAEVEIKAVPHFSLINDKTGYIVLSKFNRKAHAETNYALRDLKAQGAERIVLDLRGNPGGLLNEAIKIVNLFVPKGQLVVTTKSKVKKYNRTYYTQSEPIDTEIPLVVLIDGNSASASEIVSGSLQDLDRAVIVGSRSFGKGLVQRPKPLTYGTQVKITISRYYTPSGRCIQSLDYWNRNEKGEAVRVKQENYNVFKTKNGRKVFDGGGVLPDVVFNASKNTTITNAILNDNLVFDFATDYYYKNNIENINHVTLGEADFSDFKDYLKSNNFSFKTKTEKALYKAFETSTEEELNDNIEKDFNNLIANLEHSKDLVIDENKTFLLELLTEEIVKRYVYREGLYEYYKIHDPKIKKATEILSSSSKYLAYLH
- a CDS encoding T9SS type B sorting domain-containing protein; this encodes MFNRAHFLVLLLLLSYYAFSQNTFVPDDNFEQALIDLGYDTPPLDDFVPTVNISNVTNLDVSNKNITDLTGIEDFVILSILNCSENQIINLDISKNLGLTQLFCDKNKLTSLNVINNPLLQILWCDDNQISSLDMSENPDLISLICSENLLTQLNISINTELRILHCNQNKLTSIDITKCVFLTQLVCDDNFLSSIDTSKNIELQLFLTADNLITSFNLSNNIKLERFRCVRNQLSELDVSKNINLEFLYCGINSINELDITNNVKLKTVHAVGNNISILDTSNNPELELLHVSVNNLTSLDLSNNPNLSFLSCVDNSLCFINIQNGNNSIISTFKTTSNPFLTCIFVDNVIYSDNNWTDIDTVSNFVNSQEECNSQGNGLPKVDVLDDFIGTSYVLPPLENGSYYTQTNAGGVQLMSGEVITTSQTIYINNNTPCYSNESSFNIIISGSNYLIPKYFTPNNDNTNDTWKVVDNSNTFTSINIYNRYGKLLKSLSPNNFEWDGTFNGKLMETNDYWYVINRDLEKPITGHFTLKR
- the rpiB gene encoding ribose 5-phosphate isomerase B codes for the protein MTISIGNDHAGTEYKFAIVEYLESKGITVENHGTDSSDSVDYADFVHPVAKDVESKKSTYGILICGSANGVAMTANKHQDIRAGLCWNKEIVELIRQHNNANILCIPARFTAIPQAIVMVETFLNTAFEGGRHQNRIDKIPISC
- a CDS encoding OmpA family protein; its protein translation is MHKFFVFIPTFFLFCVLSHSQKLTHEVYFDTDKYDVPSTEQSRLLLFISSLSDIDIESISIYGFCDDRGADSYNLVLSQQRANAIKALFSENEISEDLITNVDGKGEVLLKIVDEKNVLKIRGLNRKVEIIVKPKPEKPKEEDKVVPVVVKKTVSEKIRGDVKVGDKIIFENILFKTGYARINPESKKTLDNIAKALIERENIYFTIQGHVCCTKYTRDAIDKKTKKRNLSEARAKYVYEYFAKKGINKRRMRYMGMRRKFPLGGDPKFDRRVEILITYVGKEN
- a CDS encoding cation diffusion facilitator family transporter, with product MGSSHTHNHSHSHTNLKGRNLGISIFLNIIITIAQVVGGLLSGSLSLLSDALHNFSDVISLIISYVANKIAKKKASLHKTFGYKRAEILAAFINAASLIVVAILLIIEAIERFLNPQEIASSLVIWLSVVAILGNGFSVLLLREDSKANMNMKSAYLHLFTDMMASFAVLIGGLLMKFFEVFWVDSVLTFLIAIYLIWMGYDLLKISTKVLMLFTPDNISVKEIVSELNTLESIKNVHHVHIWQLNEEETHLEAHVDFKHDITLSQFDVILQEIERILLTKYHINHVNIQPEFGKEDPKDLIVQD